TCGAGAGATGGATTTACAATTCGTATGGAGGATTCAGGATCATTAAAATATCCGTAGGCCAGTTCCAGATTGAGCTGGGTGTAATCGAAACGAGAATTAAAGCCAATTTCAGGTAGATATTGATCGCCGGACCGAATGAATGAAAAATCATAGTAAAAACCGGTGGATGATCTCTTTAATAAATTTACTCTGAAGATGGATTGATCAAACAGGTTCGATCCGGTTCTGTTATCAAAAGTAGTGGCTGTTTTGAAATCCAGAAAGTGATTTCTGGTATAATTATAGAGCAGGTCAAAACCGGTACCGATGTTGTAGCTCCCATCAAATCCAAGTCGGTTTGTTACCATTCCTCCCGCATGAGAATTCTGATTGATAATATTTTGTTTCATCCGGTAAACCCCGAAGTTTTCAGCAGGTTGATCAATTGAGTTTAAACGGTCGGTTTGCATATTTAAAACACCGACATCCCATTTTCCTGTTCTGCCGGCCAGTCGTAGCCCTCCCAGAATTCGAACCTGTTGACCCTGTTCAAGACCAATTCGTCTGCTGTAAAAAAGTGCATTATTGCCTCCAAGATTGAAATCAAAAATGTCTGACCGCTCCTGGAAGAATTGTCTTTTTTCGGGGAAGAAAAGCGGCGTTCTGTTAAGATTTATTTGAGCTTCATCAGCTTCAACCTGGGCAAAATCGGTGTTCAGCGTCAAATCCAGGTTCATATTTCCGGTTATTGGATATTTGATATCCAGACCGGCTTCAGTTACATAATCAGTGCCGGTTTGATATGCATCGCCGGATGTATTCAACAAGTTTGACTGTTCAAATCCACCCAATAGGTAAGGGGTAATGTAGACCGGTTTTTCATATTCAATTCCTGTAAAACGCACCTTTTGGGCTTGCGATGGTTTTGTAAACCCCCGTGACCATTCTGGGGCGATATCAGGGAAGATGTGTCGCTCGGCTCGACGAGCATCCCACCGGTACGTGATGAGTCCCATGATCACTTCATTGTTAACTTCTCGAAATCCCAGGCTTGAAAATGGAATTCGAATTTCCGCAAACCAACCATCCTCTGTTATCTCAGCTGCAGCATCCCAATGTGTATTCCAGTCTCGATTAAAAGAGTTGCCGCCTTCAGAGTCGTTGGATATCTGCTGATCTACCCGAACTCCTGTGGGTGTGACAAAGAACCATTTAGCGGTTTCATTATCGTTAAAAGAGTCAAGTATGATGGCAAATGTCTCATCTCCGCTGTACCGGTTTCGATAGAGCGTGTTGGCAACAATATTTTCCGGTTCGGAATCGTACAGTTCGCCGGCTATGTATAGATATTTGTCATCATAAGTAACCTTTATCACGGTTCTGTTCGACATTTCACCACCATAAACAGGTTGATATACTTGCATGGGGAAAGGTTTAATCTCCTGCCAGGCGGGCTCATCAGGTATCCCATCAATCGTAACCGGAGAGCTTAGTCTTTGAATGTTGATCGGACTCTTTTTATCAACGGTTTGAGGTGCAACCTGGAAGAGTAAAGCGAACGTA
This is a stretch of genomic DNA from Rhodohalobacter barkolensis. It encodes these proteins:
- a CDS encoding carbohydrate binding family 9 domain-containing protein, translated to MNILLAFTFALLFQVAPQTVDKKSPINIQRLSSPVTIDGIPDEPAWQEIKPFPMQVYQPVYGGEMSNRTVIKVTYDDKYLYIAGELYDSEPENIVANTLYRNRYSGDETFAIILDSFNDNETAKWFFVTPTGVRVDQQISNDSEGGNSFNRDWNTHWDAAAEITEDGWFAEIRIPFSSLGFREVNNEVIMGLITYRWDARRAERHIFPDIAPEWSRGFTKPSQAQKVRFTGIEYEKPVYITPYLLGGFEQSNLLNTSGDAYQTGTDYVTEAGLDIKYPITGNMNLDLTLNTDFAQVEADEAQINLNRTPLFFPEKRQFFQERSDIFDFNLGGNNALFYSRRIGLEQGQQVRILGGLRLAGRTGKWDVGVLNMQTDRLNSIDQPAENFGVYRMKQNIINQNSHAGGMVTNRLGFDGSYNIGTGFDLLYNYTRNHFLDFKTATTFDNRTGSNLFDQSIFRVNLLKRSSTGFYYDFSFIRSGDQYLPEIGFNSRFDYTQLNLELAYGYFNDPESSIRIVNPSLEGSAFLRNEDQSIESINIEQSWEIELKNDTEFELAGGLWYEDLRLPLIFSDNATVETGSYTFYGAEASYQMSNSRQVRTSISGQARTFYDGYQYSFTFSPAWNASKHFEISADAELNYLSFPDRDQTEYLHLFRVRSIAALNTHLSLQVLSQYNHLARQVGTNARFRYNFSEGHDFWVVYSEVSNRELNRITPTLPRFENRTVLIKYTYTFY